The following coding sequences are from one Gimesia chilikensis window:
- a CDS encoding AAA family ATPase, giving the protein MTSLLHKNIQMDFQQEYSRVDQLRDRLNQVLKGKADVIDNVIICLLSRGHLLLEDHPGLGKTMLAKALATLIGGRFARVQCTPDLLPSDITGFNIFNQKTHEFEFRQGPVFSDIMLADEINRATPRTQSALLEAMAERQVTVDAVRYQLSQDYFVIATQNPIDQHGTYPLPEAQLDRFSMKLSIGYPEEIDEIRMLAAAIDQNADVIDELEPVFGEQELLDMQRKIVAIPVAESVQRYLVQIGNVTRKHTQVTLGLSPRGLLTWQRVAQAHAFLQQRNYVIPDDLLETALPVLSVRLGVDQSENRALIDEILKSVKLPEYTLPSSN; this is encoded by the coding sequence ATGACATCTCTATTACATAAAAACATCCAGATGGATTTTCAACAGGAATATTCCAGAGTCGATCAACTGAGAGACAGACTGAATCAGGTTCTCAAGGGAAAAGCAGATGTCATCGACAATGTGATCATCTGCCTGCTTTCCCGCGGTCATCTGCTGCTGGAAGATCACCCCGGTCTGGGCAAGACAATGCTGGCCAAAGCACTCGCCACCCTGATTGGGGGCCGGTTTGCCAGAGTGCAATGCACGCCTGACTTACTGCCCAGCGATATCACCGGCTTCAACATTTTCAATCAGAAGACACATGAATTTGAATTTCGCCAGGGGCCCGTCTTTTCTGACATCATGCTGGCAGATGAGATCAATCGAGCGACTCCCCGTACCCAGAGTGCGTTACTCGAAGCGATGGCAGAGCGGCAGGTGACCGTGGATGCGGTTCGCTACCAGTTATCTCAGGACTATTTCGTGATCGCCACACAGAACCCGATCGACCAGCATGGTACCTACCCCCTGCCCGAAGCACAGCTCGACCGGTTTTCCATGAAGCTGAGCATCGGATACCCGGAAGAAATCGATGAAATCCGCATGCTGGCTGCGGCCATCGATCAGAATGCCGATGTGATCGATGAACTGGAACCGGTGTTTGGCGAGCAGGAACTTCTGGATATGCAACGCAAGATTGTGGCGATTCCCGTAGCAGAATCAGTGCAACGCTATCTGGTTCAGATCGGAAATGTGACCCGTAAACACACTCAGGTCACCCTGGGATTGAGTCCGCGCGGTTTACTGACCTGGCAGCGGGTTGCCCAAGCACACGCTTTTCTCCAGCAGAGAAATTATGTCATCCCTGACGATCTGCTGGAAACAGCCTTGCCCGTGCTCAGTGTTCGCCTGGGCGTGGATCAGTCTGAAAACCGGGCACTGATTGATGAGATACTCAAATCGGTGAAGTTACCCGAATATACATTGCCGTCTTCTAACTGA
- a CDS encoding DUF1559 domain-containing protein → MKRKHRGFTLIELLVVIAIIAILIALLLPAVQMAREAARRTQCKNNLKQLGLALHNYYSTHSRLPLLAADSLYGYSPSAQLLPYIDQGNLHNLIDFREPLLSGPAWAASLNPTLVDVAKQTIPIFMCPSDAGNVFYTDSNGTVWAGSNYLVNGGSGLNTEYCTSENDGLFWRGSSTRLRDITDGTTNTIFMAETLFGDRGPDTATLLDPNRQMKRVSGGGPCSATSDDLVSRAATAYEGGRASSWIRGLGYSTLVHGYLPPNSQSPDVVHHGEIVSGARSLHVGGANVLLCDGSVRFLGENIHLETLRNLFSRADGQVLGEF, encoded by the coding sequence ATGAAACGCAAACATCGTGGTTTCACACTGATCGAATTACTGGTGGTGATTGCCATCATCGCCATTCTAATTGCCCTGCTGCTCCCCGCAGTCCAGATGGCACGTGAAGCTGCCAGACGAACTCAGTGCAAAAACAACCTGAAACAACTCGGCTTGGCGCTGCATAATTACTATTCCACACATTCGCGTCTACCGTTGCTGGCCGCCGACTCGCTGTATGGTTACTCCCCCTCCGCTCAATTGCTGCCTTACATCGACCAGGGAAATTTGCACAATCTGATCGATTTCAGAGAACCGCTGCTTTCAGGCCCCGCCTGGGCAGCCTCATTGAATCCTACCCTGGTAGATGTTGCCAAACAGACGATCCCGATCTTCATGTGCCCCAGTGATGCAGGGAATGTGTTCTATACCGATTCAAACGGCACTGTCTGGGCTGGTTCTAATTACCTGGTCAATGGAGGCTCTGGACTCAATACCGAATATTGCACATCTGAAAATGATGGTCTTTTCTGGCGAGGCTCTTCGACGCGATTGCGTGATATTACGGACGGTACTACCAACACCATCTTCATGGCGGAAACTCTCTTTGGGGATCGAGGACCGGATACCGCCACCTTACTGGACCCCAACCGTCAAATGAAACGCGTCTCAGGTGGAGGTCCCTGCTCTGCAACTTCCGATGATCTTGTCTCCCGGGCCGCCACTGCCTACGAAGGAGGGCGAGCAAGCTCCTGGATTCGCGGCTTGGGATACAGCACCCTGGTACACGGTTATCTCCCCCCCAACTCTCAATCTCCCGATGTGGTCCATCACGGCGAGATTGTGTCAGGAGCACGCAGTCTGCATGTTGGCGGTGCCAATGTTCTGCTCTGTGACGGAAGTGTGCGGTTTCTGGGCGAGAACATCCACCTGGAGACCCTGCGTAACCTGTTCAGTCGCGCTGATGGTCAGGTTTTGGGTGAATTTTGA
- a CDS encoding DUF58 domain-containing protein — protein sequence MHEPDKLNGHKQSETAHSWLDTVNTLLHYDFCPQLNQWVYWVRNPFWCLAISILTAFICGLLVNTAILYIAAALAMIILVGVLWPWISVQGLSAELSFNKVRTRCGESVGARLVVKNSWPWPAWGVYLRHPFSEHDDHLCEVAIDCIPGWKTSEYIWEFSPRKRGIYSTSTAFLETAFPFGLYKKKIPLAVDSVLIVWPEISKLAFMPELREVTSSEDRFTSHRAGDYGDVIGTRAFRLGDSLRRVHWSQSARQGQMIVTERQAAAVCALRVIPDLQRSHYRHGNDDSLEAVIRITASICHSLLNQHASVECLVGDQLFRCDGNQRDLQKLLDELASIPNGGLENSVRKHAASPLPEFIVTNSSGFSQRVNQGVNRLRSRMIVVQDAPARQSGNEPSCECEPWLHLDSPEESRQKVFTDSWKKACYAG from the coding sequence ATGCATGAACCAGATAAACTGAATGGTCACAAGCAGTCAGAGACTGCTCATTCGTGGTTAGACACCGTCAACACGTTGCTCCATTACGATTTCTGCCCCCAGCTCAATCAATGGGTCTACTGGGTCAGAAACCCGTTCTGGTGTCTGGCGATCAGCATTTTGACCGCCTTCATTTGCGGGCTGCTGGTCAATACGGCGATTCTGTATATCGCGGCTGCCCTGGCGATGATCATTCTGGTCGGCGTCTTGTGGCCCTGGATCAGCGTGCAGGGACTTTCTGCAGAACTCTCCTTTAATAAAGTTCGTACCCGGTGCGGGGAATCTGTCGGTGCCAGACTGGTCGTCAAAAACAGCTGGCCCTGGCCCGCCTGGGGTGTTTACCTGCGGCATCCCTTCTCAGAACATGATGACCACCTGTGTGAAGTTGCCATCGACTGTATTCCTGGCTGGAAAACCAGTGAATATATCTGGGAATTCAGTCCCCGGAAACGAGGTATTTATTCAACCAGCACTGCTTTCCTGGAGACCGCCTTCCCATTCGGGTTATATAAGAAGAAGATTCCTCTAGCCGTTGATTCCGTGTTGATCGTCTGGCCGGAGATCTCCAAGCTGGCTTTCATGCCTGAGTTAAGAGAGGTCACTTCCAGCGAAGATCGATTTACTTCGCATCGTGCGGGTGATTACGGCGATGTGATCGGCACCCGGGCCTTTCGACTGGGCGACTCCCTGAGGCGGGTGCACTGGTCACAATCCGCCAGGCAGGGCCAGATGATTGTCACCGAACGCCAGGCAGCAGCGGTTTGTGCTCTGCGTGTAATTCCGGATCTCCAGCGATCGCATTACCGGCATGGGAACGACGACTCTCTGGAAGCGGTGATTCGCATCACAGCCAGTATCTGTCACTCACTGTTAAATCAGCATGCTTCAGTGGAATGCCTCGTGGGCGATCAGTTGTTTCGCTGCGATGGAAATCAGAGAGACCTGCAGAAACTGCTCGATGAACTGGCTTCCATCCCCAACGGGGGACTCGAGAATTCCGTACGAAAGCACGCTGCTTCCCCCCTGCCTGAATTCATTGTTACGAACAGCAGTGGTTTCTCCCAAAGGGTCAATCAGGGAGTGAATCGTCTTCGTTCCCGGATGATCGTCGTTCAGGATGCCCCTGCCCGTCAATCGGGGAATGAACCGAGCTGCGAATGCGAACCCTGGTTACACCTGGACAGCCCTGAAGAGAGTCGCCAAAAAGTATTTACCGACAGTTGGAAGAAAGCGTGCTATGCAGGCTGA
- a CDS encoding transglutaminase-like domain-containing protein produces the protein MQAERTKSVESRILHYVSIAMVLTGALALCISDSHGRYSRTWIAVNTLIEVAVAFLGAKYFLALKKRGGTESTVNLILLAVMLLSLAWEPVQRICFGTGRPFELILMFAVKNTILVMAAAGCWGKYQRFAAWGSIFLMICAATTYSGPDMIALAGLELVLGFFWLFYSHWNSLRIALLPAVKKQNLGKYLLLSAIAVLLFLIVSFSGENPVVHAFKGIIPSSGGDSRGDLHARDGLGDGELLVAGKYDIRSFAPIENAPFMSSDDPSLYDIMSDTYDEPGEISKNIDRAIGLKLQDQKIEEKELPDAENINRHFSTARNQKPAVEKSSDGISSDALLHVSGRTPLHLRMETYDIFDGVNWFSEPLKTDFNKSITLKERFEKPWMVVNGKAHTLSQECRNELHVITNNHLKSNQLPAPLHLREIHIDLVDRIDMFGWYQDSIVKLERKELPRLVPMHLISHFPDQKPIQYRDARFAALSHQQKHYIALPEVPLIPKIRGLANQLVADTENDWDRIKKIEQYHREHFEQDRSVAFDGKQQLPLDQFLFESKAGPDYLIASSAALMLRSLGYSTRLVSGFYASPDDYDLKSDHTPVCADDVHFWVEVKVGPGPGDWCTIEPTAGYAVLGPPLSLYERTVEAILVATYWIGNHFVFCCIALASLIGVFLFRYQISACLITGWLRLYRPRDTRRLIFRTLWLLELRIRGQGQKRPLTMSLNQWFRQQSEHLSVNANCLAELAHYVNWAAFAPSTADYTQIPGRDQISDCCYRIINEARWVKRTL, from the coding sequence ATGCAGGCTGAACGAACCAAATCTGTGGAGAGCCGGATCCTGCATTACGTCAGCATCGCGATGGTCCTGACGGGGGCATTGGCGCTCTGTATTTCTGACTCTCATGGCAGATATTCCCGCACATGGATCGCTGTCAACACGCTCATCGAAGTGGCTGTGGCTTTTCTGGGGGCAAAGTACTTCCTTGCGCTCAAAAAACGGGGAGGTACAGAATCGACGGTGAACCTGATCCTGCTGGCCGTCATGCTGCTCAGCCTGGCCTGGGAGCCTGTTCAGCGTATCTGTTTTGGCACTGGCAGGCCTTTTGAACTGATCCTGATGTTTGCGGTCAAGAATACCATTCTGGTGATGGCTGCAGCCGGTTGCTGGGGAAAATACCAGCGTTTTGCCGCCTGGGGATCGATCTTTCTGATGATCTGTGCCGCCACAACTTATTCCGGACCGGACATGATTGCACTCGCGGGTCTGGAACTCGTACTGGGCTTTTTCTGGCTGTTTTATTCCCACTGGAACAGCCTGAGAATTGCCCTGTTACCGGCAGTCAAAAAACAGAATCTGGGTAAATATCTGCTGCTGTCCGCAATCGCAGTGCTGCTCTTTCTGATCGTCTCATTTTCCGGTGAGAATCCAGTAGTCCATGCGTTCAAGGGAATCATCCCCAGTTCCGGTGGTGACAGCCGAGGCGACCTTCATGCCCGGGATGGACTCGGGGACGGAGAGTTGCTGGTGGCCGGCAAGTACGATATTCGCAGCTTTGCTCCCATTGAAAACGCTCCTTTCATGTCATCGGATGACCCGAGCCTCTACGACATCATGTCTGATACATACGACGAACCAGGGGAAATCTCGAAGAACATTGACCGGGCAATCGGGTTGAAACTGCAGGATCAGAAAATTGAGGAAAAAGAGCTGCCCGATGCCGAGAATATCAACCGTCACTTTTCGACTGCAAGAAATCAAAAACCAGCAGTTGAAAAATCGTCAGATGGTATTTCATCCGATGCGTTACTGCATGTGTCGGGCAGGACTCCCCTGCACCTGCGCATGGAGACGTACGATATTTTCGACGGTGTGAACTGGTTCAGCGAACCATTAAAAACAGACTTTAACAAGAGCATTACGCTCAAAGAACGTTTTGAAAAGCCCTGGATGGTTGTGAATGGGAAAGCCCATACGCTGTCCCAGGAGTGCAGGAACGAACTGCATGTCATTACCAATAACCATCTGAAATCGAATCAGCTGCCAGCTCCGCTGCACCTGCGCGAGATCCATATCGACCTGGTTGATCGCATTGATATGTTTGGCTGGTATCAGGACAGCATCGTGAAACTCGAACGCAAAGAGTTGCCCCGCCTGGTTCCCATGCATTTGATCAGCCATTTTCCCGATCAAAAACCGATTCAGTATCGCGATGCCCGCTTCGCTGCCCTGTCGCATCAGCAGAAGCATTACATCGCGCTACCTGAAGTACCGCTGATCCCCAAAATTCGCGGACTGGCAAATCAACTCGTCGCTGATACGGAAAATGACTGGGATCGCATTAAAAAAATTGAGCAGTATCACCGCGAACACTTCGAGCAAGATCGCTCAGTCGCTTTTGATGGAAAACAACAGTTGCCTCTGGATCAATTCCTGTTCGAAAGCAAGGCAGGGCCGGATTACCTGATTGCCTCATCCGCCGCCCTGATGCTACGTTCCCTGGGATACTCGACCAGGCTGGTCAGTGGCTTCTACGCCAGCCCGGACGACTATGATTTGAAATCGGACCATACTCCGGTCTGTGCAGACGATGTCCATTTCTGGGTAGAGGTGAAAGTCGGACCGGGGCCTGGCGACTGGTGTACCATCGAGCCCACAGCCGGTTATGCAGTGCTGGGCCCACCCCTGTCTTTATACGAGAGAACCGTCGAAGCGATCCTGGTTGCTACCTACTGGATCGGCAATCACTTCGTTTTCTGTTGCATCGCACTCGCAAGCCTCATCGGCGTCTTCCTCTTCCGGTATCAGATCAGTGCCTGCCTGATCACGGGCTGGCTCAGACTCTATCGCCCCCGCGATACCCGCCGGTTGATTTTCAGAACCCTCTGGCTGCTCGAATTACGCATCAGAGGCCAGGGACAGAAACGCCCGCTGACGATGTCTCTCAACCAGTGGTTCAGGCAGCAATCAGAACATTTATCGGTCAACGCAAACTGCCTGGCGGAACTGGCTCACTATGTGAACTGGGCCGCCTTTGCTCCCAGCACTGCTGATTATACTCAGATCCCTGGCAGAGACCAGATTAGCGACTGTTGTTATCGAATCATTAACGAAGCCCGCTGGGTTAAGCGGACGCTCTGA
- a CDS encoding cobaltochelatase subunit CobN, with translation MFKKYLTSVVLLALCFSGGLWAYYEYLRPFRIATIGFSDTDWANWENALQQTPYALHRYPDAGIDSANLLNYNLVFIRGQGLNLTPEQVARIARARAAGTHFYIRTATNALSSQQNSLPEAHRQQIADYLKHGGEDNLIGMAHYAAHHLGGREVEVPALIEVPQYGFFHLDGKIFESLADYEAFAATQTSTRDTEPPRVALLAGFMDPQDKMNREPVDVIIRQLEAGGAKVYPIFGRTEAFSLLQAVQPDLILTFPHGRFSYGGQGDQLLRELNCPIVSALPLLSNRERWLNDERGMEGGFMGQSITAPELDGIIEPIVVSSMEPNARGINVRAPMDDQIENRVNLLLNWLKLRKKPNSEKRIVIVYYKSPGMAALSAGGLEVAPALWNTIQRLQSEGYDLGGPLPESPDALFTLIQAKGKTLGQWALGAFENFLKEADPELVPATRYAEWFQKALSPKRQQETINLWGELPGEKMVTSVAGQPHLVISRIQLGNVVIMPQPTVGGGGETEDEISSIHGTDQAAPHFYLGAYLWARYGFQADAIMHFGTHGSLEFTYGKSNCLSRDCWPHILIGDVPHIYPYVINNVGEALVAKRRSNAVIVSHLTPPFMEAGLYGDLSLLHDKIHDWEQVEDPLLREETLRSVTELVNELNLAEDLGLSGEELTNRLLTEAELTEVHNYIHQLKDQTITDGLHVIGRNLGEKQIEQTATAMLGEQGVDQLLAALGKPVNQDSMEYRQDLARQFVSEVLTGKLKSDLLFSADEQAQIKAAVAAEKRRTSPASAQKPDGLSGATQKGKAKHNQQTSPGKSSSSSHPKDPQQKQGTQSADAEPVDSKQPPVNDSPAADHSSRSFSAAQLIFVSADAQPTDDQQLAPRVKLTTGSPIVARKPQEEPEIKRLWNSVNEFKAMIVKSPLQQQKLIELIEVSQRNARNLQISPERELEQITAALNASFIAPSSGGDPLVNSDAIPTGRNLYSINAEQTPTPEAWRVGVRLTDEMLAAHQASHAGNYPRQVAISLWGGEFIRGKGTAIAQILYLMGMRPVWNSRGVVYDVEVIPSDELQRPRIDVLVQTSGQFRDAAASRIKLIDDAVQIASNLEQEIFPNFVREGTEQTEQDLKKGGVSAKDARDFATSRIFGSASNSSYGTQIMGMVERGDTWESESQVAKRYIQNMSGVYRDGDRWGTVLPGLLEAQMQGVEAVVHPRSSNTWGPLSLDHVYEFMGGITLAVRDTTGTDPTGYFSDLRQPGRAKVTTSIGAIREEARTALWNPRFIQSMQREGPSAAASLTENVRNMYGWNVMQPAAISQDMWDETFQVYIEDKHNLNLREYFEEKNPYALQDMTAVMLETARKGYWTPDKETLQKLAAVHTELVAEHGAACSYETCGNQAFHDYLKQRLNAPGNETSPTTLSDYQLALSAALQPTQSLPEVEGIEMSEVQQESTEAEVIPEQSPALMILVCFGVICFVLGSSILRREKRQIS, from the coding sequence ATGTTCAAGAAATATTTAACCTCTGTTGTACTGTTGGCCCTTTGCTTTTCAGGCGGACTCTGGGCGTACTATGAATATCTCCGCCCCTTTCGGATTGCCACTATCGGTTTTTCCGACACCGACTGGGCGAACTGGGAAAACGCTTTGCAGCAGACCCCCTACGCGTTACACCGTTATCCCGATGCAGGCATCGATTCTGCCAACCTCCTGAATTACAATCTGGTTTTCATTCGCGGGCAGGGTCTGAATCTCACCCCCGAACAGGTAGCACGGATCGCACGTGCCCGTGCAGCGGGAACGCACTTTTATATCCGAACCGCAACCAATGCCCTGTCTAGCCAGCAGAACAGTCTGCCGGAAGCACATCGTCAGCAGATAGCCGACTATTTAAAGCATGGCGGAGAAGATAATCTCATCGGCATGGCTCATTATGCAGCCCATCACCTGGGGGGCCGGGAAGTCGAAGTCCCCGCGCTGATTGAAGTTCCTCAGTATGGATTTTTCCACCTGGACGGAAAAATCTTTGAGTCACTGGCGGACTATGAAGCGTTCGCTGCGACACAGACATCAACCAGAGATACTGAACCACCTCGAGTCGCTCTGTTAGCCGGTTTCATGGATCCACAGGACAAAATGAACCGGGAGCCGGTAGATGTTATTATTCGGCAGTTGGAAGCAGGCGGTGCGAAGGTCTATCCCATTTTTGGTCGTACGGAAGCTTTCTCTCTTCTGCAGGCTGTCCAGCCCGATCTGATACTGACTTTCCCACACGGTCGCTTCTCGTATGGGGGACAGGGAGACCAACTGCTCCGCGAGCTGAACTGCCCGATCGTCAGCGCGCTTCCGTTACTCTCAAACCGTGAACGCTGGCTCAACGACGAACGCGGAATGGAAGGAGGCTTCATGGGTCAGTCGATCACGGCCCCTGAACTGGATGGCATCATCGAACCCATCGTCGTCTCTTCCATGGAACCTAATGCACGCGGGATCAATGTTCGGGCTCCTATGGACGATCAGATCGAAAATCGCGTGAATCTTCTTCTGAACTGGCTTAAGTTACGAAAAAAACCAAATTCAGAGAAACGGATTGTCATTGTCTATTACAAGTCCCCAGGCATGGCGGCATTGTCTGCCGGCGGTCTGGAAGTCGCTCCCGCACTCTGGAACACAATACAGCGTCTTCAATCTGAAGGTTACGATCTCGGCGGTCCCCTCCCGGAATCACCCGACGCTTTGTTCACACTCATCCAGGCAAAAGGCAAGACACTCGGACAGTGGGCCCTGGGTGCCTTTGAGAATTTTCTCAAAGAAGCTGATCCGGAACTGGTCCCAGCCACCCGCTATGCGGAATGGTTCCAAAAGGCACTCTCACCGAAGCGGCAACAGGAGACCATCAATCTCTGGGGAGAATTACCCGGCGAAAAAATGGTCACCAGCGTTGCTGGCCAACCTCATCTGGTCATCAGCCGCATTCAGTTGGGGAATGTCGTGATTATGCCCCAGCCAACCGTAGGTGGAGGCGGCGAGACGGAAGACGAGATCAGCTCAATCCATGGGACTGACCAGGCTGCCCCACACTTTTATCTTGGTGCCTACCTTTGGGCTCGTTATGGATTCCAGGCCGATGCGATCATGCACTTTGGCACGCATGGCTCCCTGGAATTTACGTATGGGAAATCAAACTGTCTGAGCCGAGACTGCTGGCCACATATTCTGATCGGCGATGTCCCCCACATTTATCCCTATGTGATCAATAACGTCGGCGAAGCCCTGGTTGCCAAACGGCGTTCCAATGCTGTGATTGTTTCCCATCTGACGCCCCCTTTCATGGAGGCGGGACTCTACGGCGACCTCTCTCTGCTGCACGATAAAATTCATGACTGGGAACAGGTAGAAGATCCCCTGTTGCGAGAAGAGACACTCCGTTCGGTAACGGAACTGGTGAATGAACTCAACCTCGCAGAAGATCTGGGGCTGAGTGGAGAAGAACTGACCAATCGACTGTTAACCGAAGCAGAACTGACTGAAGTTCACAACTATATTCATCAGTTGAAAGATCAGACCATCACCGACGGACTACATGTCATCGGTCGCAACCTGGGAGAGAAACAGATTGAGCAGACGGCTACCGCCATGCTCGGGGAACAAGGCGTCGATCAGTTACTGGCTGCATTGGGAAAACCGGTGAACCAAGACTCGATGGAATACCGACAGGATCTGGCCCGACAATTCGTCTCCGAAGTACTCACAGGAAAACTGAAATCCGATTTACTCTTCAGTGCAGACGAACAGGCGCAAATCAAAGCAGCTGTTGCAGCCGAAAAACGGAGAACGTCTCCCGCCTCGGCACAGAAACCAGATGGACTCTCCGGGGCTACTCAGAAAGGGAAAGCAAAACACAATCAGCAGACATCTCCCGGCAAAAGCAGTTCCTCATCCCATCCGAAAGATCCACAACAGAAACAAGGGACTCAATCAGCAGACGCAGAGCCAGTTGATTCTAAACAGCCCCCAGTAAACGATTCACCAGCAGCTGATCATAGTTCGCGGTCATTCTCTGCTGCACAACTGATCTTCGTAAGCGCTGATGCTCAGCCCACCGACGATCAGCAACTCGCTCCAAGAGTGAAGCTCACAACGGGCTCTCCTATAGTCGCGAGAAAACCCCAGGAGGAGCCTGAAATAAAACGACTCTGGAACTCTGTGAACGAGTTCAAAGCGATGATTGTCAAATCTCCTCTGCAGCAACAGAAACTGATCGAGCTCATCGAAGTCTCCCAACGGAATGCGCGGAATCTGCAAATCTCTCCGGAACGCGAACTGGAGCAGATTACCGCTGCTCTCAATGCCAGTTTTATCGCCCCCTCCAGTGGCGGAGACCCGCTGGTTAATTCGGATGCTATTCCCACCGGACGTAATCTGTATTCTATCAATGCAGAACAGACACCCACGCCGGAAGCCTGGAGGGTTGGCGTCAGACTGACAGATGAGATGCTGGCAGCGCATCAGGCCTCACACGCTGGCAACTATCCCCGTCAGGTTGCAATCTCTCTTTGGGGAGGTGAATTTATTCGAGGCAAAGGAACTGCGATCGCTCAGATCCTGTATCTGATGGGGATGCGTCCGGTCTGGAATTCGCGTGGCGTGGTCTATGATGTCGAAGTCATTCCTTCAGACGAACTCCAGAGGCCACGCATCGATGTTTTGGTCCAGACGTCTGGTCAATTTCGCGACGCTGCGGCTTCCCGGATCAAACTGATTGATGATGCCGTTCAGATTGCCAGTAATCTGGAACAGGAAATATTTCCGAACTTCGTGCGCGAAGGAACTGAACAGACAGAGCAGGACCTGAAAAAAGGTGGCGTGTCAGCCAAAGATGCCCGGGATTTTGCTACGTCCCGAATTTTTGGCTCCGCCTCTAACAGTAGTTATGGTACCCAGATCATGGGCATGGTCGAACGGGGAGATACCTGGGAGTCTGAAAGTCAGGTCGCGAAACGCTACATTCAGAATATGTCGGGAGTCTATCGGGACGGTGACCGCTGGGGGACGGTTCTGCCGGGCCTGCTGGAAGCGCAAATGCAGGGAGTCGAAGCGGTCGTGCATCCCCGCTCATCGAATACGTGGGGGCCACTTTCACTCGATCACGTTTATGAATTTATGGGGGGAATTACCCTGGCTGTTCGCGATACAACGGGGACTGACCCTACGGGCTATTTCAGCGACTTGAGACAACCCGGTCGCGCCAAAGTCACCACATCCATTGGCGCTATCCGCGAAGAAGCCCGGACCGCCTTGTGGAATCCCCGCTTTATTCAGAGTATGCAGCGTGAGGGGCCTTCCGCTGCTGCTTCACTTACTGAAAATGTACGTAATATGTATGGCTGGAATGTCATGCAGCCAGCGGCTATCAGCCAGGATATGTGGGACGAAACCTTTCAGGTTTACATTGAAGACAAACATAACCTCAATCTGCGCGAATACTTTGAAGAGAAAAACCCGTATGCACTGCAGGACATGACTGCGGTGATGCTGGAGACGGCCCGCAAAGGGTACTGGACTCCCGATAAAGAAACCCTGCAGAAACTGGCTGCAGTGCATACCGAACTGGTAGCCGAACATGGTGCTGCCTGTTCTTATGAAACGTGTGGCAATCAGGCATTTCATGATTATTTGAAGCAGCGGTTAAATGCCCCAGGCAACGAAACCAGTCCCACTACCCTCTCTGACTATCAGCTCGCGTTGTCAGCGGCTCTCCAGCCGACACAGTCATTGCCCGAAGTCGAAGGGATTGAAATGAGTGAAGTTCAGCAAGAGTCCACCGAAGCGGAAGTAATTCCCGAACAGAGCCCGGCACTGATGATCCTCGTTTGTTTTGGAGTGATCTGTTTCGTCCTGGGTTCCAGTATTCTGCGTAGAGAAAAACGACAGATCTCATGA